The stretch of DNA AGGGCTTGTAGTCTTTTCCCTCTCGAATCGCCTGTTCTCGCAGCTGACCTTGGAGTGTTCTGTATTCCGGAATGTGGGGGGCCGGCACCGAAACGAGTCCCGCGGGCTTATTCACCGCCAGCAGGAACTCGTCTTCGTAGATAACGGGAATTTCTATTTTATTCACCCTTTCCACTGAGGTAAATACTGAGATCCTGGCCATTGAGCGTCACCAAGAGTGTGCTGTAATCCAGGTCTCCACTATTGGCTTCAATCGTTTTTGTGATTTGAGCATGGGCTCTTGGGTCGTCACAGGTACCGCCAAGCAGCAACTCTCCGGAGAGCGCAACCGTGAGGATGTCTCCTTCGATGCTGACGCTATCTACGGTGAGGGCGGATTCATCCAAGGCATTGTATAAACCGGTTTCTTCCCAATCTTCGTTGCTGAACAATTCCTCCAAAACCCACTCCACTTTTTCTTCACCTTCCAAGGTCAGGATGGGTTGGGGGTCCATTTCCACAGCAATGGAAGAATCTCCGCAGCCTACGGGCATGCCGGTGGCGCCATCGTCTTCCAACTTAATATAAGTAAGCACGATGGGTTCCTCCACAGCGGGTTCTTCTGTAATGGGGTCTTCAATAGGGGTTTCATCAATCTCTTCGCTTTGACAAGCGCTCAAGAGAAGGAGTCCGGCAATAAGGAGATATTTTTTCATAGGAGAGGGGTATTTTCGGCACCGCCGAATGTTATTTTTTAGATTTCTTCTTTCCGTTCTTTTTTGCAGCTTTTGGCATTTCCGGCATCATCATGGGCATTTCGCAAGAACCACAACCGCCACAAGCATCATCTCCACACGCGCCGCAGGCATCAGAGCCATCGCAACATGAAGCCTCTCTATTGCTACGAATCATCCATTTGAGTCCACTCACCACCAAAATGCTGGGCAAGAGGTAATCCCAAGTTTCGGGTGGGACCAAGTCGAAGCGTTGCAAAAGGAGAACAGCACCGACGACAAAGGCAACGAGGCCGAGCCATACTTGGCTGTCACGAGAGTGGGAGAAACACATAGAGGCGTGGTTAGAATTATAAGTAATCTCATTCTCCGCTTAAAAAAAGTTTTTGCAAGTGCGTGACCTTGCCAAGATTTTGTGATATACTATTACTAAGTTTAATATTTTTTTAACCCCATTCAGCCCATGTCCGACGCAAACCAAAACCAAAATGCCGGCGCTCAAGGCGCTCAAGGCCAGCAACAACTTCAGGTCAAAGTGCCTGATGAAGTCCAAAAAGGAACTTACTCCAATGCCGTTTCCGTTAATGTGAACTCCAATGAAGTGGTTCTGGATTTTGGATATTTACTGCCCAATACTCCTGCTCCTATTATTGAAGTGGTGAGTCGGGTCAACATGAACCAACGCACGGCGGAATCTTTCCTCAATGTGCTTGCGGGTGCCATGGAGGACTTTAAAAAGAAGCAAGCTCAACAAGCTGCTGCCGCTCCTGCGCCGATGGCTCCTGCTGCTCCTGTTATGGAAGCTCCTGCTCCAATGGGTCCAGCACCGATGGGACCTGCTCCAATGGGACCGATGCCGGAAGCACCTATGCCTCCATATCCCACTAACGCCTAGTTTTACAGTGGCCTGACTTGATTCTATGGGGAAGTTCCCCTAAGATTGCGGGGTTCCTTAACCCTGTTCTATGTCGACCATGGATGAAGTCATCTCTTTGTGCAAGCGACGGGGCTTTGTGTACCCGGGCAGTGAAATTTATGGGGGTCTTGCGAATACTTGGGATTATGGACCGTACGGGGCCGTGCTCAAGCGCAACATCGTGAATTTGTGGTGGAAGTCGTTTATTGAAGATCGGGACGATATGCTCGCGCTCGACAGTGCGATTTTGATGAATCCCCGTGTGTGGGAAGCCAGCGGGCATATTGCCAACTTTGCGGACCCTTTGATGGATTGTAAAAACTGTAAAGAACGAGTGCGAGGAGATAAAATCCTGGAAGAGCATTTAAAAGAGACGATTGCGGGGCTCAGCAACCAAGAGATCTATGCACGGATTATGGATGCTAAAATTCCGTGCCCCAAATGTGGCAAGGTGAATTGGACGGAGCCGCGTGCTTTTAACCTGATGTTCAAGACTTACCAAGGGGTGGTGGAGGATACGGCGGAGCAAATTTATTTGAGACCGGAGACCGCGCAGGGGATTTTTGTGAATTTCAAAAACATTTTGGATTCGATGCGGGTTCGGTTGCCGTTTGGAGTGGGACAGGTTGGGAAGTCTTTCCGTAATGAAATCACTCCCGGGAATTTTATTTTCCGCACGCGTGAATTTGAGCAAATGGAGATTGAATATTTTGTGAGACCGGAGGATTCGGAACGAGCTTTTGACCAATGGGTGGAGGATTTTAAACAGTTTTTTGTGGCTTTGGGGATTCCCGAAAACAAATTGAGACTTCGTTATCATGAAAAGGATGAACTTTCGCATTATTCCTCCAAAACCGTGGATTTTGAGTACGAGTACCCCTTTGGATGGGGTGAATTGATGGGTATTGCGCATCGTGGCTCGTTTGACCTGGATCAACACAGCAAATTCTCCGGTGAAAAATTGCAGTATCGAGACCCCGTCAGTAATGAGGTTTTTGTACCTCATACCGTGGAACCCGCCCTTGGTCTGACTCGAAGCGTCTTGATTGTGCTTTTGAGTGCTTACGAAGAACAGGAATTGGAGGGTGGTGAAAAACGAACCGTGATGCATTTTGCCCCGGCTTTGGCTCCGGTGCAGGTGGCCGTTTTCCCCCTGCAAAAACAACAGAGTGAAGCCGCAAGCAAGCTCTACAAATCGCTCAAAAAATCTTTCCGCTCCGAATACGATGAAAGCGGTGCCATTGGTAAACGCTATCGCCGTCAGGATGAAATTGGGACCCCTTTCTGTGTGACTTACGACTTTCAGTCCGATGACGATGCTGCGGTGACCGTTCGCGAACGGGACAGTATGAAACAGGAGCGCGTGAAGATGGAGGATTTGGAAGCTTATTTGAGCAAGCGGCTGTTGTAAAAAACCCTCTTTTCTGTTATACTTATAAGATAAAAAACAGAAAAAAGGCGTATGGCAAAATTAAAAGAAATTCTGGAAATGGTGTTG from Candidatus Gracilibacteria bacterium encodes:
- a CDS encoding GerMN domain-containing protein, encoding MKKYLLIAGLLLLSACQSEEIDETPIEDPITEEPAVEEPIVLTYIKLEDDGATGMPVGCGDSSIAVEMDPQPILTLEGEEKVEWVLEELFSNEDWEETGLYNALDESALTVDSVSIEGDILTVALSGELLLGGTCDDPRAHAQITKTIEANSGDLDYSTLLVTLNGQDLSIYLSGKGE
- a CDS encoding DUF3467 domain-containing protein encodes the protein MSDANQNQNAGAQGAQGQQQLQVKVPDEVQKGTYSNAVSVNVNSNEVVLDFGYLLPNTPAPIIEVVSRVNMNQRTAESFLNVLAGAMEDFKKKQAQQAAAAPAPMAPAAPVMEAPAPMGPAPMGPAPMGPMPEAPMPPYPTNA
- a CDS encoding glycine--tRNA ligase; the encoded protein is MSTMDEVISLCKRRGFVYPGSEIYGGLANTWDYGPYGAVLKRNIVNLWWKSFIEDRDDMLALDSAILMNPRVWEASGHIANFADPLMDCKNCKERVRGDKILEEHLKETIAGLSNQEIYARIMDAKIPCPKCGKVNWTEPRAFNLMFKTYQGVVEDTAEQIYLRPETAQGIFVNFKNILDSMRVRLPFGVGQVGKSFRNEITPGNFIFRTREFEQMEIEYFVRPEDSERAFDQWVEDFKQFFVALGIPENKLRLRYHEKDELSHYSSKTVDFEYEYPFGWGELMGIAHRGSFDLDQHSKFSGEKLQYRDPVSNEVFVPHTVEPALGLTRSVLIVLLSAYEEQELEGGEKRTVMHFAPALAPVQVAVFPLQKQQSEAASKLYKSLKKSFRSEYDESGAIGKRYRRQDEIGTPFCVTYDFQSDDDAAVTVRERDSMKQERVKMEDLEAYLSKRLL